From Phocoena sinus isolate mPhoSin1 chromosome 16, mPhoSin1.pri, whole genome shotgun sequence:
AACCACCTCTACTGGGGCTCTACTGGGGTGAGTCCAAACCCTGGGGATGGAGTAGGTGGAGCAACTCTTCATTGTGTTAGCCGCTAGGCTGGGGCAGGATCCTGGACCTCTCTCGAGGGCGCAGCCCGCCCAGCGTTGTCGGTTTGTTGGTGAAGGGATGCCACTGGCCCTGGATGCTAGGGCTGTCCGTGTGGAAGGGCTTGCGGATGCGGATCACGTCCAAGCCCGACTGGTCCGCCAGCTTCTGCACCAGCGTGGCGATCTCCTCGACCGACTTGCAGTGGATGCTCTCCTCGCGCACAGACCCGTTAACTGGCCGAACGGAGGTGGGGATAAGAGGAAGCGGGTCAGGGGTCACACGAGCGGCAGGCAAGCGGGCCGAGCCCCACGACGCCTCCCTCCAGCCCTCGTCCGGCCCCACTTACGGTATTCGGCCACTACTCTGGGCACGCAGCACGGCCGCGGGTTCACGTATATTACGACCCCGGGGTTCCTGCGGGCGAAGTCGGTCACCTCTCGTTCCACGAACTCCCTGAGGGACCGGAGAAGGGTGAGCAAGGTGACTCCTGACCCGGGGCAACCTCGGCATGGAGTCGCACCTCCGCGCCCTTCCCCGGCTCACCTGGCGCCGCGGGACGAGGGCGCATCACGGCTGAGGCTAAAACTGAGACGCTGCAGCTGCTGCACGTAGCGACCCAGTCCGTTGTGCAGGACACTGGTCAGGAAGCGGCTCGCGCTTCCGCGCGCCGTCATGGCCGCAGCTCCGAAGCCGTCGAGCCCGGCCTCTCAGTGTGGGGGCGGGACTAACCCGAGGCTTCCGCTTCCTGGAACACTGGCGCCGCGGCAGTTTTGTTTCCGAGGTCGTGGCTAGTGGCGCGAGTGACCCATGTTGCAGGCGACAGGGGCAAGAGAAGAGTGGTGACTCGGGGCCGGGGTTCGGAGCGGTGGAGCTCCTAGCGGTGGAGCCGAGAAAGCCACGCGGCGGAGGCGCGGCGGGCGTCCCTCTGAGCGCGGAGCTCGGCGGGAGCGAAGGAGTGGCGCTTAGGTTGCCTGGTGTCCCCTTGAGGGAAGGAGCGGCGGAGCGGTCCTCTAGCAGGGGGCTCAGAGGAGAGGGACTACGGAAGGGACGCAGGCGGCCGCAGAGATGAGGACGACGAGGAGGGGCAGTGGAGGGGCGGTAGTGGCGAGGAGATGATCGAGAAAAACCGCATCGGCGAGGGGCGGCGCGGAGGGGAGGCGGCGGGGGGAGCAGCTGTGGAGGACTTCAGAGGTAGGGAACCGGCCAAAGGGACACGGACGTGAAAGGGCCGTGTCCTCTGGCATAGATGTGAAGTGGCAATGTAGAGGGGCTGAAGAGGattcagagggagaagagagctgCGTGCAGGATCCCTAGGGTCTGACCTAGTAGTGAAGGCATCCGAACCGGGCACCTAAGGCATTTCAAGCAGTGACTTCCCCCGTTTGACTAGGAATGTGGGTCCTCCTCCGAAGTGGGTACCCCCTCCGTATCCTGTTGCCACTGCGTGGGCCGTGGATGGGGTGGAGGGGCCTGCCACGAAGCTTGGCCGTGGGCCCTCCTCGCAGACGGTACAGGAAGGAGGCTCTCGCTGCCTTGGAGGTACCAGTGTTGCCTGTAACTGCAACTGAAATCCGGCAATATTTGCGGGCCCATGGGATCCCCTTCCAGGATGGGCACAGCTGCGTGCGGGCACCTAGTCCCTTTGTGGGTGCCTCGAAGCTCAAGGACGAGACTGGTGCTGCCACTTCCTTCAGCCTCTTCATTGACAAGACCACAGGCCGCTTTCTCTGCATGACCAGCCTAGCTGAGGGGAGCTGGGAAGACTTCCAGGCCAGCGTGGAGGGGCGAGGGGATGGGGCCAGAGAAGGGGTCCTGCTTAGTGAGGCCCCAGAAGCTGAGGACAGTGAGGAGGTCCAGAGGATCTGGGACCGAGCCGTACCTCTCTGGGAGCTGCCTGAACCAGAAGAGGCCCAGCTGGCTCGCGTGATGTTTGGCCTCACCAAAGTGACAGATGACACACTCAAGCGTTTCAGTGTGCGCTACCTGCGGCCTGCTCACAGCCTTGTCTTTCCTTGGTTCTCCCCTGGAGGTTTGGGATTACGAGGCCTGAAGCTACTAGGGGCCGAAGGCCAGGGTGACAGAGTGCACTATATGGAGACCACCATCCCCCAGCCTGGTGCCTTCCACAACCTGTTTGGGTTACCCCTGATCAGTCGTCGAGATGTTGAGGTGGTGCTGACGAGTCGTGAGCTGGACAGCCTGGCCTTGAGCCAGTCCACAGGGCTGCCCACCCTTGCCCTACCCCGAGGAACAGCCTGCTTACCCCCTGTCTTGCTTCCTTACCTCGAACAGTTCCGACGCATTGTGCTCTGGCTGGGGGATGACCTTCGGTCCTGGGAAGCTGCCAAGTTGTTCGCCCGAAAACTGAACCCCAAACGATGCTCCTTGGTGCGGCCTGGGGACCAGCAGCCCTCTCCCCTAGAGGCTCTGAACCAAGGCTTAAATCTTTCTCGTATTCTGCGTACTGCCCTGCCTGCCTGGCACAAGTCTATCGTGTCTTTCCGGCAGCTTCGGGAGGAGGTGCTAGGAGAACTGTCAAATGTGGAGCAGGCAGCTGGCGTTCGCTGGAGCCGCTTCCCTGACCTCAATCGTCTCTTGAAGGGACATCGGAAGGGCGAGCTGACAGTCTTCACAGGTGACCCTTTGGGAAATCACTGCTTGGGCGGGTTTGGGAGCAGAGGGTCAGATGATGGAAGCATGTGGGTTTGGGCTACAGTAAATGTTGAAGAGGCACCTTCCCCTCCCAACTTTGAAGCTCCTTGCGTGTCTTGGTTTCAACGGTAGGGCTTTACTCCTCACACGGGTCTGTGTTCAACCCCCCATGCAGGGCCGACAGGCAGTGGAAAGACGACATTCATCAGTGAATATGCCCTGGACTTGTGTACCCAGGGAGTGAACACGCTATGGGGTAGCTTTGAGATCAGCAACGTGAGACTAGCCCGGGTCATGCTGACACAGTTCGCTGTGGGGCGACTGGAAGAGCAACTGGACAAATATGACGAGTGGGCCGACCGCTTTGAAGACCTGCCCCTCTATTTCATGACTTTTCATGGGCAACAGAGCATCAGGTGAGATTCCTAGGTGTGGAGCTTTCAAAGAATAGGAGGGTGGGAGAACAGACTCCCAACAGAGTTTTCTGGCTGCCATGGTCTGGAGATTACTTGTAACTGACTCTTGAATTCATtgtctctgcctcttcccagGACTGTAATAGACACAATGCAACATGCAGTCTACGTGTATGACATTTGTCATGTGGTTATCGACAATCTGCAATTCATGATGGGTCATGAGCAGCTGTCCACAGACAGGTGACATCCTCCTCTTGTCTAGCTGTAACCCACTTAGACACACATCTTCTCAGGGAGCTGGCCTGTGGGCAGACACACTGTGCTCTTGTTTTCTGACATACGTGCAGGAACATACCATCCCATATGTATTTCTGTCTTTGTAGAGGTGTGGGGTGTGGTAGTGGGAAGTATGGACAGGGACTTAAGTGTGAGTCCTTAGGTAGAGGGAAGTAGAGTGAGCTTGTGGTGGTTTGTGGGGAGATGTTAACGAATCAGGAGTATGTGTTTGTtcttgtccttctgtgtctggtaaCCTCTTTGTTGGGTAGGATTGCAGCTCAAGACTATATCATCGGGGCTTTTCGGAAGTTTGCCACAGACAGTAGCTGCCATGTGACACTGGTCATTCACCCCCGGAAGGAAGATGATGATAAAGAACTACAGACAGCGTCCATTTTTGGCTCAGCTAAAGTAAGTGGGCTTTAGAGGAGCTCAAGCTATGGAAAGTAGAGGGGGCAGGTGTGACCAGGGACAGCCCTCATTCGGCCTTAAATCATCTTGACTATCCATCTGGAACAGGCAGGAGGCAGCTTGCCTCTGGGGCCATGACATGAGGAACACATGTGCTAGAATACAAAGGCTGATAATGGTTGGTCCTTTGCCCTGCTTGCCTTCCAGGAACTCACATATTCTAtggggaaagagggagacagtgagggacttccctggcggtccggtggttaagactccgtgcttccaatgcagggggcgcgggttcgatccctggttggggaacttagATCCGATACGCCACGTGgcgcatccaaaaaaaaaaaacagggaaaaaaggaGCCAGTGATTACAACTCAGTATGATAAGCGCTATGATAGGCAGCACAGGTgttgggagaaaagagaaaaggcatcTGAGTCAGCCTGGGGGGAGACTTCCTAGAAGATGTGTCAACAGAGGTTGGGTTGGGTTTTGTCCAACAATAGGtgttaaataagcaaataagtgGGAGGGCCTTCTGGGCAGCGGGACCAGCCAGATCCTGGAGCTTCCAGTGGTACACTGAGTGCCTATTACACGCCAAGCCTGGGCTGGGCACGGGGAATACAGGGCAAGGAACACAAACTATGTGCCACAATGGAACAGACATGGAACTGGGGGAGAGAATAACACAGAAATGGGAAGATGGTAGTGCCTTTTTTATTTACAGGGATCAAGAATGGTCTCTCTGATGAAGTGTAACATTTAGACCAGGACCTAAATGATAAGCACCTCGGGTTGAGTGAGCTGTGGAGCCAGAAATGTTagcagcagagggaacagcatgtacaCAATCTGGGACAGCAACAGGGTTGTCAGGGAACTAAAAGGCTCAAGTGGCCCCAGCATTCTGGTCAGTAGTTCAAAGAGCTTTGGTGATGGGGGAAGTACTTTTCCCTTCCCCCATTCTTGCTATTCCTCCCTGCACCCTCAACCTTCCTTTGTGCTTCTCTCATACGTCTTCTCACTGCTCTTTCCTCCTTTTGCCCATTATCCCCCAGGCAAGCCAGGAAGCAGACAATGTTCTGATCCTGCAGGACAGGAGGCTGGTAACTGGGCCAGGGAAACGGTATCTACAGGTGTCCAAGAACCGCTTTGATGGAGACGTAGGTGTCTTCCCACTTGAATTCAACAAGAGCTCTCTCACCTTCTCCATACCACCAAAGAGCAAGGCCCGGCTCAAGAAGATCAAGGATGACAATGGGCTAGTGGCCAAAAAGCCCTCTTCTGGCAAAAAGGGGGCTGTGCCGCAGATCTCTGAGACTCACTCTGACCAGGCCCCCAACCCCAACAAGGCAGACCTCTCCAAGCCTTCAAGGTGAAGGCATTGCAGAGCTGGACGCTGAAATGAGCCTGCCAGGACAGGCTGGGGTAGAGACTCTTTCTTAGTCCTCTGCTAGGGCTGCCCCTGTCCTGTAGTTGTGACCTATGGGCCCTTCTCAATCTGAGGGGCCTAGCCTAGGGCAGGGTTTCATTGCAAGAGAATtcaatttagcaaatatttgagaacctgctgtgtgccaggtttTGTTCTGCATCCTGCGAATATAGCACTGACAAGACAGATGAGGTCCCTGCTTCCACAGAACCTGTAATGTGGTAGAAGAGACAAGATAAGCAATGAACAAATACATACAAAACATAGTTTTAGATAGTGAAAAATGCTCTAGAGGAAAAAATACAGTAATG
This genomic window contains:
- the MRPL43 gene encoding LOW QUALITY PROTEIN: 39S ribosomal protein L43, mitochondrial (The sequence of the model RefSeq protein was modified relative to this genomic sequence to represent the inferred CDS: deleted 2 bases in 1 codon) — protein: MTARGSASRFLTSVLHNGLGRYVQQLQRLSFSLSRDAPSSRGAREFVEREVTDFARRNPGVVIYVNPRPCCVPRVVAEYLNGSVREESIHCKSVEEIATLVQKLADQSGLDVIRIRKPFHTDSPSIQGQWHPFTNKPTTLGGLRPREVQDPAPA
- the TWNK gene encoding twinkle protein, mitochondrial isoform X1 → MWVLLRSGYPLRILLPLRGPWMGWRGLPRSLAVGPPRRRYRKEALAALEVPVLPVTATEIRQYLRAHGIPFQDGHSCVRAPSPFVGASKLKDETGAATSFSLFIDKTTGRFLCMTSLAEGSWEDFQASVEGRGDGAREGVLLSEAPEAEDSEEVQRIWDRAVPLWELPEPEEAQLARVMFGLTKVTDDTLKRFSVRYLRPAHSLVFPWFSPGGLGLRGLKLLGAEGQGDRVHYMETTIPQPGAFHNLFGLPLISRRDVEVVLTSRELDSLALSQSTGLPTLALPRGTACLPPVLLPYLEQFRRIVLWLGDDLRSWEAAKLFARKLNPKRCSLVRPGDQQPSPLEALNQGLNLSRILRTALPAWHKSIVSFRQLREEVLGELSNVEQAAGVRWSRFPDLNRLLKGHRKGELTVFTGPTGSGKTTFISEYALDLCTQGVNTLWGSFEISNVRLARVMLTQFAVGRLEEQLDKYDEWADRFEDLPLYFMTFHGQQSIRTVIDTMQHAVYVYDICHVVIDNLQFMMGHEQLSTDRIAAQDYIIGAFRKFATDSSCHVTLVIHPRKEDDDKELQTASIFGSAKASQEADNVLILQDRRLVTGPGKRYLQVSKNRFDGDVGVFPLEFNKSSLTFSIPPKSKARLKKIKDDNGLVAKKPSSGKKGAVPQISETHSDQAPNPNKADLSKPSR
- the TWNK gene encoding twinkle protein, mitochondrial isoform X2, yielding MWVLLRSGYPLRILLPLRGPWMGWRGLPRSLAVGPPRRRYRKEALAALEFRRIVLWLGDDLRSWEAAKLFARKLNPKRCSLVRPGDQQPSPLEALNQGLNLSRILRTALPAWHKSIVSFRQLREEVLGELSNVEQAAGVRWSRFPDLNRLLKGHRKGELTVFTGPTGSGKTTFISEYALDLCTQGVNTLWGSFEISNVRLARVMLTQFAVGRLEEQLDKYDEWADRFEDLPLYFMTFHGQQSIRTVIDTMQHAVYVYDICHVVIDNLQFMMGHEQLSTDRIAAQDYIIGAFRKFATDSSCHVTLVIHPRKEDDDKELQTASIFGSAKASQEADNVLILQDRRLVTGPGKRYLQVSKNRFDGDVGVFPLEFNKSSLTFSIPPKSKARLKKIKDDNGLVAKKPSSGKKGAVPQISETHSDQAPNPNKADLSKPSR